In Candidatus Binatia bacterium, the following proteins share a genomic window:
- a CDS encoding type II toxin-antitoxin system prevent-host-death family antitoxin: MVTVSALEAKTRLGKLLDRVARGEEIVITRHEKPVARMVPAGPKNAATVRRAVADLARLRDRIRTRSKGRAKLSARDVRSAIEEGRL; the protein is encoded by the coding sequence ATGGTCACCGTTTCCGCACTTGAAGCCAAAACCCGGCTCGGCAAGCTCCTCGATCGCGTGGCACGTGGGGAAGAGATCGTCATTACGCGGCACGAGAAACCCGTGGCTCGTATGGTCCCGGCGGGGCCAAAGAATGCAGCCACGGTGCGCCGCGCGGTGGCGGATCTCGCGCGACTGCGAGATCGGATCAGGACACGAAGCAAGGGACGGGCGAAGTTGTCGGCGAGAGACGTCCGGTCTGCGATCGAGGAAGGCCGGCTTTGA
- a CDS encoding type II toxin-antitoxin system VapC family toxin — protein sequence MTTGFVADASVAIAWVHPGQATAESDALLQAVEKGARVRAPALWPLETANALLVLTRRGKLTEGDRRLALSALSGLQVELDHEMAALAYGKLSDLARKYRLSVYDASYLELALRNELPLACKDGPLRDAAKRCRVRLAM from the coding sequence TTGACCACTGGATTCGTCGCCGATGCGTCCGTCGCAATCGCGTGGGTTCATCCGGGGCAGGCCACCGCGGAATCGGATGCTCTACTCCAAGCCGTCGAGAAAGGTGCCCGCGTGAGGGCGCCGGCGCTCTGGCCGCTGGAGACCGCCAACGCGCTTCTCGTGCTGACGAGGCGCGGCAAGTTGACCGAAGGGGATCGTCGCCTTGCGCTTTCCGCGTTGTCGGGCCTTCAGGTCGAGCTCGACCATGAGATGGCAGCTCTTGCCTATGGAAAACTGTCGGACCTCGCGCGAAAGTATCGATTGAGCGTCTACGACGCGTCTTATCTCGAGCTCGCCTTGCGAAACGAGCTTCCGCTGGCATGCAAGGACGGCCCGCTACGCGATGCGGCCAAGCGGTGTCGCGTCAGGCTCGCCATGTGA
- the ilvB gene encoding biosynthetic-type acetolactate synthase large subunit, translating into MTTSRKTSGAQHLGLATGKATHPMAGTVMTGADAVVQVLADEGVDTIFGYSGGAILPTYDAVFRYNEANPARRINLLVPATEQGAGFMAAGYARSSGRVGVALVTSGPGATNTVTPVRDCQADSIPIVLICGQVPRAAIGTDAFQEAPVFNIMSPCAKHVFLLTDETKIEETMRSAFEIARSGRPGPVVVDIPRDVQLTQQAFRGAGLLRLRGYDERRVEQSRTHLDPALAKAFYEMLSRSERPLLYVGGGVPNSEAAGELRRFAERFGIPVVTTLMGIGSIDTTHPLALHMLGMHGTAYANYAVEDCDLLFAVGARFDDRVAGKVKEFAPGAKIAHLDVDASEIGKVKGVDWSFVCDARRGLAELLEAGKSFRKDFGPWREHVAKLRQEHPLAYDKTSKDIQQEEVLELLNRLTHGEAIVATGVGQHQMWAAQYIDFKNPRDWLTSGSMGTMGFGLPAAIGAQLANPGRLVIDVDGDGSIRMNLGELETLTNYGIPVKVLLLNNMGDGMVRQWQDLFYANRYSGSDKTLHKKDFVRAAEADGFGFAKRVTSREALASALEEFVKFEGAGLLEVMVDQREHVYPMIGPGMGYKDMITGKNIKGRKPPTKVADSTEGGYF; encoded by the coding sequence ATGACCACCAGCCGCAAGACATCCGGAGCCCAGCACCTGGGACTCGCTACGGGCAAGGCCACACACCCGATGGCCGGAACCGTCATGACCGGAGCGGATGCGGTTGTACAGGTCCTGGCCGACGAGGGTGTCGACACGATTTTCGGCTACAGCGGCGGGGCCATCCTGCCGACTTACGACGCCGTCTTCCGTTACAACGAGGCCAATCCGGCCCGTCGCATCAACCTTCTGGTGCCCGCCACCGAGCAGGGTGCCGGCTTCATGGCCGCCGGGTATGCGCGCTCGAGCGGACGCGTGGGCGTCGCGCTGGTGACGTCCGGGCCGGGCGCGACCAACACCGTGACGCCCGTGCGCGACTGCCAGGCCGACTCCATCCCGATCGTGCTGATCTGCGGCCAGGTGCCGCGCGCCGCCATCGGCACCGACGCGTTCCAGGAAGCGCCGGTGTTCAACATCATGTCGCCGTGCGCCAAGCACGTCTTCCTGCTGACCGACGAGACGAAGATCGAGGAGACGATGCGCAGCGCCTTCGAAATCGCGCGCAGCGGTCGCCCCGGTCCCGTGGTCGTCGACATCCCGCGCGACGTGCAGCTCACGCAGCAGGCATTCCGCGGCGCAGGGCTGCTTCGTCTTCGAGGCTACGACGAGCGCCGCGTCGAACAGTCGCGCACGCACCTCGACCCCGCGCTCGCCAAGGCGTTCTACGAGATGCTGTCTCGCTCGGAACGGCCGCTGCTCTACGTCGGCGGCGGCGTGCCGAACTCGGAGGCCGCCGGCGAGCTGCGCCGCTTCGCCGAGCGCTTCGGCATTCCGGTCGTGACCACGCTCATGGGCATCGGGTCGATCGACACGACGCACCCGCTGGCGCTGCACATGCTCGGCATGCACGGCACCGCGTACGCGAACTACGCCGTGGAGGACTGCGATTTGCTGTTCGCCGTCGGCGCCCGCTTCGACGATCGCGTGGCCGGCAAGGTCAAGGAATTCGCACCGGGCGCGAAGATCGCGCACCTCGACGTCGACGCGTCCGAGATCGGCAAGGTCAAGGGCGTGGACTGGAGCTTCGTCTGCGACGCGCGCCGCGGCCTGGCCGAGCTCCTGGAAGCCGGCAAATCGTTCCGCAAGGATTTCGGCCCCTGGCGCGAGCACGTCGCCAAGCTGAGGCAGGAACATCCGCTGGCTTACGACAAGACCAGCAAGGACATCCAGCAGGAAGAAGTGCTCGAGCTGCTCAACCGGCTGACGCACGGCGAGGCGATCGTCGCCACGGGCGTCGGGCAGCACCAGATGTGGGCGGCCCAGTACATCGATTTCAAGAATCCGCGCGACTGGCTGACTTCGGGAAGCATGGGAACGATGGGTTTCGGGTTGCCGGCGGCCATCGGTGCCCAGCTCGCCAATCCCGGTCGCCTCGTGATCGACGTCGACGGCGACGGCAGCATCCGCATGAACCTCGGAGAGCTGGAGACGCTGACGAACTACGGGATTCCGGTCAAGGTGCTGCTGCTCAACAACATGGGCGACGGCATGGTTCGCCAGTGGCAGGACCTGTTCTACGCCAATCGCTACTCCGGCTCGGACAAGACTCTTCACAAGAAGGACTTCGTGCGCGCGGCCGAAGCGGACGGCTTCGGATTCGCCAAGCGTGTGACGAGCCGCGAGGCGCTTGCATCGGCGCTCGAGGAGTTCGTCAAGTTCGAGGGGGCCGGGCTGCTCGAAGTGATGGTGGACCAGCGCGAGCACGTCTACCCGATGATCGGACCGGGCATGGGCTACAAGGACATGATCACCGGAAAGAACATCAAGGGGCGCAAGCCGCCGACCAAGGTCGCCGACTCGACCGAAGGCGGCTACTTCTAG
- a CDS encoding CoA-binding protein translates to MNDPQQPAIDAILSMMRHIAVVGISENPQRPSNEVAGYLIRQGFKVSLVNPLYQSVFGIPCHPDLHAVPEPVDVVDVFRRSAEAGAAVDEAIAIGARAVWLQEGVIDEDAAARARSAGLLVVVDRCILKEHHRRQSAATAPPSRS, encoded by the coding sequence ATGAACGATCCCCAGCAGCCCGCGATCGATGCGATCCTGTCGATGATGCGGCACATCGCCGTCGTCGGGATCTCGGAAAACCCGCAGCGACCGTCTAACGAAGTCGCCGGATATCTGATCAGGCAGGGGTTTAAGGTTTCGCTGGTAAACCCTCTCTACCAATCGGTTTTCGGGATTCCCTGTCACCCGGACCTTCACGCGGTGCCCGAGCCGGTGGATGTCGTCGACGTGTTCCGCCGCTCCGCCGAAGCCGGCGCCGCGGTTGATGAGGCCATCGCGATCGGCGCCCGCGCCGTGTGGCTTCAGGAAGGGGTCATCGACGAAGATGCTGCAGCCCGGGCCCGGTCTGCAGGCCTGCTGGTGGTCGTGGACCGGTGCATCCTGAAGGAGCATCACCGCCGCCAGTCCGCGGCCACCGCTCCCCCGTCCCGATCGTAG
- a CDS encoding GNAT family N-acetyltransferase has product MQVQIRPAAHDDLDFVSWVMFTAARSHLERSVWEAMFDRDEAWVRGVLRRVAVSEQPHWCHLSKFRICEVDGQRAGALAGYDPVTEGTDVLTAAMLEAVAAAGDADLDLEAVLARADIADSCTPKKYPGAWGVENVAVVPELRSRGVLDRLMENVLAEGRGRGFGHAQIMVLAGNTRAQKAYERNGFAPCAEYRSVAFEDAFTSPGINLLVRAI; this is encoded by the coding sequence ATGCAGGTCCAGATCCGCCCTGCCGCCCATGACGATCTCGATTTCGTCTCGTGGGTCATGTTCACCGCCGCGCGCTCCCATCTCGAACGATCCGTGTGGGAAGCGATGTTCGACCGCGACGAGGCGTGGGTTCGCGGCGTGTTGCGCCGCGTGGCCGTGAGCGAGCAGCCGCACTGGTGCCACCTGTCGAAATTCCGCATCTGCGAAGTCGACGGCCAGCGGGCCGGCGCGCTTGCCGGCTATGATCCGGTCACCGAGGGCACCGACGTGCTGACGGCCGCCATGCTCGAAGCCGTCGCGGCAGCCGGAGACGCCGATCTCGACCTGGAGGCGGTGCTCGCGCGCGCGGACATCGCCGATTCGTGCACGCCGAAGAAGTATCCAGGCGCCTGGGGCGTCGAGAACGTCGCCGTGGTGCCGGAGCTGCGCAGCCGCGGAGTGCTCGATCGCCTGATGGAGAATGTGCTCGCCGAGGGCCGCGGGCGTGGATTCGGTCACGCGCAGATCATGGTGCTGGCCGGCAACACTCGCGCGCAAAAGGCGTACGAGCGAAACGGCTTCGCCCCCTGTGCCGAGTATCGCAGCGTCGCCTTCGAGGACGCGTTTACGAGCCCCGGCATCAACCTGCTGGTGCGCGCGATCTGA
- the pepN gene encoding aminopeptidase N, translating into MEQEAPRTVHRSDYRPPDYLVDDVELRFDLGEDESLVRATLSVRRNPARPDASPDLVLDGEGLELRSLSVDGRELKHGDYEIDERSLRIPSVPERFTVVSEVAVHPEKNTDLTGLYRSRTMFCTQCEAEGFRRITYFVDRPDVLARFTTTIVADAERYPILLSNGNPDGSGRTEGGRAWARWRDPYPKPCYLFALVAGKLISLEDSFTTASGREVPLRIFVEPQNADKCAHAMRSLQHAMEWDEKVYGREYDLDVFSIVAVDDFNMGAMENKGLNIFNSKYVLARPDTATDDDYAAIEGVVAHEYFHNWTGNRVTCRDWFQLSLKEGLTVFRDQEFSGDRASRAVRRIGDVQLLRIYQFAEDAGPMAHPVRPDSYIEINNFYTTTVYNKGAEVVRMMHTLLGPERFRAGADLYFERHDGQAVTCDDFVQAMEDASGVDLAQFRLWYSQAGTPVLKVRRSYDAASKSLTLEIDQQCPPTPGQKDKLPMHIPLSVALLGPDGGELAMKLDGETTAAPATIRVLELRQPSERFRFVDVPVEPVPSLLRGFSAPVKLEGAWSDEDLAFLAANDADAFNRWEAGQQLALRRVLELVEAHRGGKDLSLPPELLLAFRNTLTSEHLDSAFIARALVLPTESYVADQMAQVDVEGIHLVRCFLRKQLAKACRPELEERFRHCRGDARTSLEAEAVGRRALAAVCLAYLSRLGERWSEILAFEQFAIADNMTESIAALGVLSHLDCQERRWALDEFYGRWKHEPLVVDKWLGVQAMSELPGTLGEVERLMGHEAFDIKNPNKVRSLVGAFCSANAVRFHDASGDGYRFLADNVLKLDGLNPQVAARMAGIFSRWKRYDEARRELQRAELSRIAAEPTLSRDVFEVVTKSLS; encoded by the coding sequence TTGGAACAGGAAGCGCCACGCACCGTCCACCGCAGTGATTATCGCCCGCCCGACTACCTCGTCGACGACGTCGAGTTGCGCTTCGATCTCGGCGAAGACGAGAGCCTCGTGCGTGCGACCCTCAGCGTGCGCCGCAATCCCGCTCGTCCCGACGCCTCGCCTGATCTCGTGCTCGACGGCGAAGGCCTCGAGCTGCGCTCTCTCTCGGTCGATGGCCGCGAGCTGAAGCACGGCGACTACGAGATCGACGAGCGCAGCCTGCGCATTCCTTCGGTCCCCGAGCGTTTCACCGTCGTCAGCGAAGTGGCGGTGCACCCGGAGAAGAACACCGACCTGACCGGGCTTTACCGCTCGCGCACGATGTTCTGCACGCAGTGCGAGGCCGAAGGCTTTCGCCGCATCACGTACTTCGTCGATCGCCCCGACGTTCTCGCGCGCTTCACGACGACGATCGTCGCCGACGCCGAGCGTTACCCGATCCTGCTGTCCAACGGCAATCCCGACGGAAGCGGCCGCACCGAAGGCGGGCGCGCGTGGGCGCGCTGGCGCGATCCGTACCCCAAGCCCTGCTACCTGTTCGCACTGGTGGCCGGAAAGCTGATCTCGCTCGAGGACAGCTTCACGACCGCGAGCGGCCGCGAAGTGCCGCTGCGGATCTTCGTCGAGCCCCAGAACGCCGACAAGTGCGCCCACGCGATGCGATCCTTGCAGCACGCGATGGAGTGGGACGAGAAGGTGTACGGTCGCGAGTACGACCTCGATGTTTTCTCCATCGTCGCCGTCGACGACTTCAACATGGGTGCGATGGAGAACAAGGGCTTGAACATCTTCAACTCGAAGTACGTGCTGGCCAGGCCCGACACCGCGACCGACGACGATTACGCGGCCATCGAAGGTGTCGTCGCCCACGAGTACTTCCACAACTGGACCGGCAACCGCGTCACCTGCCGCGACTGGTTCCAGCTCAGCCTGAAGGAAGGCCTGACGGTCTTCCGCGACCAGGAATTCTCCGGCGACCGCGCCTCCCGCGCGGTGCGCCGCATCGGCGACGTCCAGCTTCTTCGCATCTACCAGTTCGCCGAGGATGCCGGGCCGATGGCGCACCCCGTGCGGCCGGACTCGTACATCGAGATCAACAACTTCTACACGACGACGGTCTACAACAAGGGCGCCGAAGTCGTGCGCATGATGCACACCCTGCTCGGGCCCGAGCGCTTCCGTGCCGGCGCCGATCTTTACTTCGAGCGCCACGACGGCCAGGCCGTCACCTGCGACGACTTCGTGCAGGCGATGGAAGACGCTTCCGGCGTCGACCTGGCCCAGTTCCGCCTCTGGTACTCGCAGGCCGGCACTCCCGTGCTGAAGGTGCGGCGCAGCTACGATGCCGCGAGCAAATCGCTGACGCTGGAGATCGACCAGCAGTGTCCGCCGACTCCCGGCCAGAAGGACAAGCTGCCGATGCACATCCCGCTGTCGGTCGCGCTTCTCGGCCCCGACGGCGGCGAGCTCGCGATGAAGCTCGACGGAGAGACCACTGCCGCGCCCGCGACGATCCGCGTGCTCGAGCTGCGCCAGCCGAGCGAGCGGTTCCGTTTCGTCGACGTGCCGGTCGAGCCGGTGCCGTCGCTGCTGCGCGGATTTTCGGCGCCGGTCAAGCTCGAAGGTGCGTGGAGCGACGAAGACCTCGCGTTCCTCGCGGCCAACGACGCCGATGCGTTCAACCGCTGGGAGGCGGGACAGCAGCTCGCGCTGCGGCGCGTGCTCGAGCTCGTCGAGGCGCATCGCGGGGGCAAGGACCTCTCTCTTCCACCCGAGCTGCTGCTGGCGTTTCGCAACACGCTGACGTCCGAGCACCTCGATTCCGCGTTCATCGCGCGCGCGCTGGTGCTTCCCACAGAATCGTACGTCGCCGACCAGATGGCGCAGGTCGACGTCGAAGGGATCCACCTGGTGCGCTGTTTCCTGCGAAAACAGCTCGCCAAGGCGTGCCGCCCCGAGCTGGAGGAGCGTTTTCGCCACTGCCGCGGAGACGCGCGCACCTCGCTCGAGGCCGAGGCCGTCGGCCGCCGCGCGCTTGCCGCGGTCTGCCTCGCGTACCTTTCGCGCCTCGGCGAGCGCTGGAGCGAGATCCTCGCGTTCGAGCAGTTCGCGATCGCCGACAACATGACCGAGTCGATTGCAGCGCTCGGAGTTCTCTCGCACCTGGACTGCCAGGAGAGGCGCTGGGCGCTCGACGAATTCTACGGGCGCTGGAAGCACGAGCCGCTGGTCGTCGACAAGTGGCTCGGCGTACAGGCGATGTCGGAGCTTCCCGGTACGCTCGGGGAGGTCGAGAGGCTGATGGGCCACGAGGCCTTCGACATCAAGAACCCGAACAAGGTGCGCTCCCTGGTGGGTGCGTTCTGCAGCGCCAACGCCGTGCGCTTCCATGATGCGTCGGGAGACGGCTACCGCTTCCTTGCCGACAACGTGTTGAAGCTCGACGGCCTCAATCCCCAGGTCGCCGCGCGCATGGCGGGCATTTTCAGCCGCTGGAAGCGCTACGACGAGGCGCGGCGCGAGCTGCAGCGCGCCGAGCTGTCGCGCATCGCCGCCGAGCCGACGCTGTCGCGCGACGTTTTCGAAGTCGTCACGAAGAGTCTTTCGTGA
- the yhbY gene encoding ribosome assembly RNA-binding protein YhbY, which produces MSAAGIVSDPRTGLDGSERKYLRGLAHSLNPLVHVGRSGLTDAVIEATRRALDEHELIKVKIAADRDERERIAEAIRTRCDAELAGSVGTIAILYRQQPDPERRRIELPPRRQ; this is translated from the coding sequence GTGAGTGCCGCCGGGATCGTTTCCGATCCTCGCACGGGTCTTGACGGCAGCGAGCGAAAGTACCTGCGCGGTCTTGCGCACTCGCTGAATCCGCTCGTCCACGTCGGCCGCTCGGGCCTGACCGACGCGGTGATCGAAGCAACCCGGCGCGCGCTCGACGAGCACGAGCTGATCAAGGTCAAGATCGCCGCCGACCGCGACGAGCGCGAGCGCATCGCCGAAGCGATCCGTACTCGCTGCGACGCCGAGCTGGCCGGAAGCGTCGGCACAATCGCGATCCTCTACCGCCAGCAGCCCGATCCCGAACGCCGCCGAATCGAGCTTCCGCCGCGGCGCCAGTAA
- a CDS encoding acyl-CoA dehydrogenase family protein, translating into MHFEYSAKTRDLMAKVQSFMDEHVYPNEEAVGEQLDAGPTRWKPIPLIEELKPKARAAGLWNLFLPESEYGAGLTNLEYAPLCEIMGTSFFASEVFNCSAPDTGNMEVLVRYGSPEQRKQWLEPLLAGEIRSAFAMTEPAVASSDATNIQSSIRRDGDDYVINGTKWWTSGAGDPRCKIAIFMGKTDPTAHKYVQQSMVLVPLDTPGIHVKRMLTVFGYDDAPHGHAEVEFKDVRVPVSSLLLGEGRGFEIAQGRLGPGRIHHCMRSIGMAERALALMCKRAISRTAFGRRLAEMGLTRHHIANSRMEIEQSRLLTLKAAYMMDTVGNKAARSEIAQIKVIAPNMALRVIDRAMQVHGGMGVCQDTFLARAYAGQRTLRFADGPDEVHTDQIGRLELAKHLPPRQ; encoded by the coding sequence ATGCACTTCGAGTATTCGGCCAAGACCAGGGACCTGATGGCCAAGGTCCAGTCTTTCATGGACGAGCACGTCTACCCGAACGAGGAGGCGGTCGGTGAGCAGCTCGACGCGGGGCCGACCCGGTGGAAACCGATTCCTCTGATCGAAGAGCTCAAGCCGAAGGCCCGCGCCGCCGGCCTTTGGAACCTCTTCCTGCCCGAAAGCGAGTACGGCGCCGGCCTGACCAACCTCGAATACGCACCGCTGTGCGAAATCATGGGCACCTCGTTCTTCGCGTCCGAGGTCTTCAACTGCTCGGCGCCCGACACCGGCAACATGGAAGTGCTGGTACGCTACGGAAGCCCGGAGCAGCGCAAGCAGTGGCTCGAGCCGCTGCTGGCCGGCGAGATCCGCTCGGCGTTCGCGATGACGGAGCCGGCCGTGGCCTCCTCCGACGCGACCAACATCCAGTCGAGCATCCGCCGCGACGGCGACGACTACGTGATCAACGGAACCAAGTGGTGGACCTCCGGCGCCGGCGATCCTCGCTGCAAGATCGCGATCTTCATGGGCAAGACCGATCCGACGGCGCACAAGTACGTGCAGCAGTCGATGGTCCTGGTGCCGCTCGATACGCCGGGCATCCATGTCAAGCGCATGCTGACGGTCTTCGGTTACGACGACGCGCCGCACGGCCATGCCGAGGTCGAGTTCAAGGACGTGCGCGTGCCGGTCTCCAGTCTCCTGCTCGGCGAAGGGCGCGGCTTCGAGATCGCCCAGGGGCGCCTCGGACCCGGCCGCATCCATCACTGCATGCGCAGCATCGGCATGGCCGAGCGTGCGCTCGCGCTGATGTGCAAGCGTGCGATCTCGCGCACCGCGTTCGGACGGCGCCTGGCCGAGATGGGACTGACGCGCCACCACATCGCGAACTCGCGCATGGAGATCGAGCAGTCCCGCCTGCTGACGCTGAAGGCCGCGTACATGATGGACACCGTCGGCAACAAGGCGGCGCGCTCGGAAATCGCGCAGATCAAGGTGATCGCACCGAACATGGCGCTGCGCGTGATCGACCGTGCGATGCAGGTGCACGGCGGAATGGGCGTCTGCCAGGACACGTTCCTGGCGCGCGCGTACGCAGGCCAGCGCACGCTGCGTTTTGCCGACGGGCCCGACGAGGTGCACACCGACCAGATCGGCCGCCTCGAGCTCGCCAAGCACCTGCCGCCGAGGCAGTAG
- a CDS encoding DoxX family protein, translating to MDRHSISLGLLFLRLIGGGLLIEGRAGLWSSMILNSGGFVTDPFGVGGEASWILTLFSELLCTVLVMLGIFTRFTAVPPLVVMLVIALALPAGTPWSVRELYLFYALPFFVLTFTGPGDYSVDGRVSTWANPR from the coding sequence ATGGACCGGCATTCGATTTCGCTCGGCCTCCTGTTTCTTAGGCTGATCGGCGGCGGACTCCTGATCGAAGGGCGCGCCGGCCTGTGGTCCTCGATGATTCTGAACAGCGGAGGCTTCGTCACCGATCCGTTCGGAGTCGGCGGCGAGGCGAGCTGGATCCTGACCCTTTTCTCCGAGCTGCTGTGCACGGTGCTGGTGATGCTCGGGATTTTCACGCGCTTCACCGCGGTTCCGCCGCTGGTGGTCATGCTGGTCATTGCGCTGGCGCTGCCCGCGGGCACGCCGTGGTCCGTGCGGGAGCTGTACCTCTTCTATGCACTGCCGTTTTTCGTGCTCACGTTTACCGGGCCGGGCGACTACTCCGTGGACGGTCGCGTCTCGACCTGGGCCAACCCTCGCTAA
- a CDS encoding DUF420 domain-containing protein, with protein MNDRFLRAAVAVVSVTVLSFLVWLLYVHPAASDGAGARSPLPVLNATFNFLCAACLVAGYRAIRAGNRRRHLVFMLAAVTCSAMFLVGYIVHHYRAGDTPFPGQGPVRSLYFTILATHVLATTIALPMILFTLAHAAAGRFVQHKKIARRTLPLWMYVSVTGVLVFAFLRWWS; from the coding sequence GTGAACGACAGGTTTCTGCGCGCCGCGGTGGCGGTCGTCTCGGTAACGGTCCTCTCGTTCCTGGTGTGGCTGCTGTACGTGCATCCCGCCGCTTCGGACGGCGCCGGGGCGCGATCCCCGCTCCCGGTGCTCAACGCGACCTTCAATTTCCTGTGCGCGGCCTGCCTGGTCGCTGGCTACCGGGCGATCCGGGCCGGCAACCGGCGCCGTCATCTGGTCTTCATGCTGGCGGCCGTAACTTGCTCCGCCATGTTTCTGGTCGGATATATCGTCCATCATTACCGGGCGGGTGACACGCCCTTTCCGGGACAGGGACCCGTACGATCGCTCTACTTCACGATCCTCGCAACGCACGTGCTCGCGACGACCATCGCGTTGCCGATGATCCTGTTCACGCTCGCCCATGCGGCCGCCGGACGATTCGTGCAACACAAAAAGATCGCGCGCCGCACGCTGCCGCTATGGATGTACGTTTCGGTGACCGGCGTTCTGGTCTTCGCGTTTCTGCGATGGTGGTCCTGA